The following proteins are encoded in a genomic region of Ornithodoros turicata isolate Travis chromosome 6, ASM3712646v1, whole genome shotgun sequence:
- the LOC135398388 gene encoding uncharacterized protein K02A2.6-like translates to MMYLLTVDYRSPEVFSLTSTTFESVIVRLKSVFARHGIPLGVIIDNGPQVSSASFEDFFKEYNSQHVTSSTYYPQSNGEVERMVTTIKQLFIKNSEPHIALLNYQNSSGHLEPSTAQLYMRRKPRTSLPVLTQKLLPISNFNALAEDRDRQYRAKQKNNYDKHYNACLLQPLEPNTDVRIRDMNQEAVVRHHAPMYSQNFTW, encoded by the coding sequence ATGATGTACCTTCTCACAGTAGACTATCGGTCCCCTGAGGTCTTCAGTCTCACCAGTACAACTTTTGAAAGTGTAATTGTGagactgaaaagtgtttttGCAAGACATGGCATTCCACTTGGGGTTATCATCGACAACGGACCACAGGTTTCATCAGCATCGTTTGAGGACTTTTTCAAAGAGTATAACTCGCAGCATGTCACATCCAGTACGTACTACCCACAGTCCAATGGTGAGGTGGAACGAATGGTTACAACGATAAAACAGCTTTTCATCAAGAATTCTGAGCCACACATTGCACTCCTGAATTACCAGAATTCTTCTGGACATCTTGAACCGAGCACAGCTCAGTTATACATGAGAAGGAAGCCTCGCACGTCGCTACCTGTGCTCACGCAAAAACTCCTGCCAATCAGCAACTTCAATGCATTAGCGGAAGACCGAGATAGGCAGTACAGAGCAAAGCAGAAGAATAACTATGACAAACATTACAACGCATGTCTGTTACAGCCCCTCGAACCCAACACAGATGTTCGGATCCGAGACATGAATCAAGAGGCTGTTGTCAGGCACCACGCTCCTATGTATAGTCAAAACTTCACATGGTGA